The Plasmodium gaboni strain SY75 chromosome 3, whole genome shotgun sequence genome includes the window tataatatataacaaattattatatatatattaatatttctttttgtttGTTTCATTTCATAATNNNNNNNNNNNNNNNNNNNNNNNNNNNNNNNNNNNNNNNNNNNNNNNNNNNNNNNNNNNNNNNNNNNNNNNNNNNNNNNNNNNNNNNNNNNNNNNNNNNNNNNNNNNNNNNNNNNNNNNNNNNNNNNNNNNNNNNNNNNNNNNNNNNNNNNNNNNNNNNNNNNNNNNNNNNNNNNNNNNNNNNNNNNNNNNNNNNNNNNNNNNNNNNNNNNNNNNNNNNNNNNNNNNNNNNNNNNNNNNNNNNNNNNNNNNNNNNNNNNNNNNNNNNNNNNNNNNNNNNNNNNNNNNNNNNNNNNNNNNNaaaaaaaaaaaaaaaaaaaaaacattttaaatGCATTTCCTAATTGGTAATTGAAATGAAGTCTTTAAGATTATTTAACAGGtacttttaaaaaaaaaataaaataaatacaaagtattttttatgtatgtatttctgattatattttaatggatatgatatatttatataacacatatatctgtatatatatttgttctttatgtgatatattaatgtGTGTTGATTTCTTAATTTTGCGAATTTATAGGAGGTTGAGATATTTTAGTAGCTTGTCTACAAATAAAAGGAAATGGCAAGATTTAAGTTATTTCTTGACAAATGATAGAGATACATCTTATTGGCGAGAGTTGACTTCTAAAATTAATGAAGCAGAGAAGTTAATCCAGATGGAGGAAGGGAAAGTATTCAAACCAATTGATTGGGCTGACTGGAACGAAAAAATAAGTAACAAGGAGCTCCTATCAtggtaaaaaaaaaatatatatatatatataatatgtatatattatgaataggtgaaatatatatatatttatatatttttatttttattttccatatAATTTAGTATGAAAAACTTTTATGATAACCAAATGAAGATGCTTCAAGAACTGGGAAGGGAAAAGGAGGAGGGGAATTTAAAAGAAGGTgaggaagaaaaaatatttgaagATGCCTTAAAGAATTGTAAAGAATCTGAAGAAAATTctaaaaaattattagTAGATGGAGCAAAAAGCTTGTGGATAAATTTTCATAACCCTAATGTATcaaatattgataataatgaatgGTTAGATAGCGATTTATATTGGCAATCTTTTATTGAAAAGcattctatatataatttgaataataaaaatataaatccagaagatgatgaaaattgtatatttgaaaaaaatgaatgGCATAggaaaacaaaaaaatttaatgaGAGAAGTGATACAcctatattatatgattatatgataaatttACCATTTTGGGAGTATTATGATATTAATAgaagatttttttttgaaaatatgttatattttttattaagGACAGGTTTAAATTTTCGTTTTTTTCcagaaatatataattggAAATGGCTAGCACATATAGAAGATTTACGTTAtcaatatttaaatatatctcAATTAAGAAGGAAAACATATCAACTAAAAACTGTTAAAAGACAAGTTCCTTTAGAGTTGCAACCATTAGATTATGAGAATAAAGGAGAAGAATTTCATCtgaaattattaaatcATTTTAAAGAATATCAAAATTTAGTATTGGCAAGATTAATGtcaaattatatttttttatgtgaTCCATATATACCTATTCAGACAAGTGAATCATTGAAAGGAGTACTTGATCGTTTCAAGCGTGGAAAGTTGTATAAGTTAGTCTCACATAAAAATGCAAATACAAAAGAAGTGGGTCACACAAAGGGGGGTATTACTGCCCACATTGAcaataacaataataacaataataatagtaataatgatgatgatggTGATTGTTTGGTTAAGTGCTTGTTTTTTTTACCAGATGAAGATTTTATAGATACACAAAAGAATGAAAcaaaagataataatagcaaatgttctaatatatataaaccATTAGATGCTTtgaaaaatttttattcttatttaaaaaaagaaaatatcAAATTAAATGATTCATATAGTGAAatgttaaatatatttacacaAATTATTCAAGAAAGAGGAGAATATTGGTTACATATACCTAATGAAAAAATCACAGATACCTTTCTAAgaagatataataaagatgatTCATTATATCCTATGTTTGTTCAATATTGTAATGAATTAAATGAAGCTTTCTTAAATAAAGTTGAAATACCTCCACAagattataataaagaaatttctcatattgaaaaaatatacaatgAAGAATGTCGTTTTTTTCATACCTTTATGAATTCATTCTTAACACATGATGACAATTTAAATCTATCTTTTCAACAAACAAATTCTTTCGAtctattaaaaatgaatgaaAAACAAATTGATGATCtaataaaaaatggaaaCTTAATATTAATGGATGAACaaacaaatgaaaaaataacTGAGCCAAAAAGGGCTTTGgaatatttaaaacatAAGGAAATGCAAAAACATCAAATAAGAGAATTTGTTAAATCGATACCTCTATGAGGGATCACACAAATTAATgcacatataaataaatataaatatatataaataaatatatatatataaatatatatatatattaattttttttttttttttttttttttttttttttttttttttttttttttaaatttaatttaatttatttattttaaaaaaaaaaNNNNNNNNNNNNNNNNNNNNNNNNNNNNNNNNNNNNNNNNNNNNNNNNNNNNNNNNNNNNNNNNNNNNNNNNNNNNNNNNNNNNNNNNNNNNNNNNNNNNNNNNNNNNNNNNNNNNNNNNNNNNNNNNNNNNNNNNNNNNNNNNNNNNNNNNNNNNNNNNNNNNNNNNNNNNNNNNNNNNNNNNNNNNNNNNNNNNNNNNNNNNNNNNNNNNNNNNNNNNNNNNNNNNNNNNNNNNNNNNNNNNNNNNNNNNNNNNNNNNNNNNNNNNNNNNNNNNNNNNNNNNNNNNNNNNNNNNNNNNTATacataaaaagaaaataaatcatacatatataattatatatatatatatatatatatatatatatatatatataatatatttatatatattttttttttttttttttttttttttgtattttcatttttttgaatattaCCTTATTAAAATCGTAGCTCTTgaaaaaacaatatatatatgtaatcaaggtaaaaaaaaagaagaaaaaaaaaaaaaaaaaaaaaaaaaaaaaaaaaaaaaaaaaaaaaaaaaaaaaaaaaaaaaaaaaaaaaaaaaaaaaaaaaaaaaaaaaaaaaaaaaaaaaaaaatataaatatttttttttttttttttttttttttttttttttttttttttatttaattcaaTTCAATTCAATTCAATTATgcataataaaaaaaaaaaaacaataagtttaaacaaatttttaaaattaaatgaagatacatataaagatattatattccatcacaaaaaaaaatacacacatacatatatataaacgTGTTGGATATGCTTTTAAAAATgctttcttttttaatttatatacacataaaaaattgaacacaaaaaaaaaaaaaaaataaataaataaataaatatatatatatatatatatatatatattaaaatggtacaaaaaaaatatcatgTAAGTTACCCATTTTTGTGCTCCTTCTTCATTTGTATGATCtgtgaatatatatatattgagCATGGTTATATCTATGCAATAATAAAAAGTCGACAATGAAGGGACCTATATTAACTTCAGACTGAATATGCACATTATTTTTTGGAAGGAAGGgatatattcttttttgtatatttgACTTGTtaatatcataataattatgttTGTTAATATGATCATAGACTACATTTAATAGTTGATAAATACAAGATAAGAATGgtaaagaaaaaatatataaattaaataatgagTGTATCACAAATAGTGAGACATGCATTTGATGACAAAAGGATTTACTGTTTGCTTTTCTTTTGTTTAATAAGAATAGAATACGagaaataaaatgaatatcaaaataatattgagGATACATAGTTgatgatgaatataatatagaaataagAGCTAAATCTGTAAATGttgttaattttttttttatataatatttaaatatattatatatatatataggtatatgtatatttaattttattaatgatacataaaataaagttAAATTTCTTGAATCTAAATATTGTATAAcatgttttttattttttagtaaatacaaaataaattcttcatctcttattaataatttagCATATGCATGTAATAACATAGCAGTATTACCATCTtctaatttattaatattattatttgtcatcaatatatttcttatcatatcaaatattttattttctcgtttattaaaattagCATATGCATTAcataatatacataattcAGTAGGATGGaaattatgtatattttttttaatataattatataaataacaaaataaattattattataaatattgcATTTCGAATAGGAATTAATAATCATAGTAATTTCGATTGGCATAAATTTATGATAGTTGCACAGAATATATGATATGGCTTTATTgaatatatcaaaaaaaggaaatgtcttttttttcttttttaaaaaattagaaCTTAAATAATTACTATCACTTAAATGATCTTTGTAATCGACATTATTGTTGACATGTATATTGttgttcatatatatattataaaactTTGAATACgaatttaatatatttgcCAGTTCTTGAGGTTTAAActgttttatattatctcTTATTCTCATACCCAAtttaaaaaacatattttcatatttttctatatttaataatttagaATATGCATTACATATATTACTTATAGATTGATAACTCATATCGTCAATTTGTTcatctatatattttttcaagtaccaaaataatttttcatctatataatttaatCTAGTATATGAATTGACAATTTGAGATATATCAAAActatgaattatataatcctttttattttcactggacattattttataattatgttGTATATATTCTGAGCAACCTTTTAAAAAGTTTCTATTaacaaaatttattttaGCATATGAATTTAAAATGAGAGCTAGCCATCGAATATGAAAATTCTgatgaatatttttttcttttaaaattgATGTTAATTTTGTGCTTAAAATATACCAAtagtttttattttcatatttattaatgGCTAGCTGATTACATATTAGTGAAAGGGACATAAAATaatctttattattaatataattatatggTGCATTTAAACTTTTAATGATTTGATAACTTGAATAATGAAGAATAAAATGTAAGttattatgtattttatgtgtatttatattatctcCTCTTTGTTTGAATGTATTCTGAATAGATATATCAGATGAATTATTACACatattagatatattacacatattagatatattacacatattagatatattacacatattatgtatattattactatgtgtatctttatttatattatcaggtgaatcatttatattacacttatttaatttatttattacatcatattcattttgACCTACCCCTTTTgtcattttatttttagatatatctacataaaaattttctacattaaatatttcattagaataattattctttataatattttccttCTTTTCAGATATATGTTTCAtttccatattatttatattattataatttttattgtatACATTTTCGTTCTTCTTCAATAAAAGATTTTCCTTTCTGCTTAAAATCGAAATGTGATTCATGTTCATACcttcttcatttatattactcACATTgtattcatttatttttttatttaaatttttctGTACATTCACAATTCTAAGGTAAATATGTTTTAACATCCTTACGTTCAGCTAGTTGCCATTcgataaaaaaaacaacataagttcaaataaaagataataacaaaaaaaaaaaaaaatatatatatatatataataataataagatatatacaaatagatatgtattttatgtgcaaattaataaatatataaattattaaatatataaattattaaatttataaattaataaattttttttttcttcaatatggaaattgtataatatatataatgtatctatgtatatatataaataaatatatatatatatatatatataaatatatatattatcaatatggagaaaaaaaaaaaaaaaaaaaaaaattattttatcattataatttctttttattacaaaataaaaaaaaaaaaaaaaaaaaaacatatgacgtattattattacattttcattttccTACCTTTTAGATGTATCaagaaaattatttcacattttgtatttatacgttccttttgaatttttttttttgtcattTTTGACATTAAAGAGGACTAggaaaaaagaaaaaataacatatataaaaaaatatatattatatatatatatatatatatttttgtatatatatatatttttgtatatatatattttttttttcttttattaatgGGTATGTCATTACTTTATACAgtacaaataaaataaaaatgtgaataattacacatatatatataaatatatgtgtgttATATTTCTGTGTAGgtaaatcattttttaatcGTAGAAGCAAATTGTGGTGGGGCCACTGCCATCTAAGGATAGGAAGTCGTCTACAAGTAAGATTAAATAAAGGAGTTAAGTTTTCTCATTTTGAACACATAGGAAGATTTATAGCCTTTGCCAGGTAAACACAAAAgagaaataataaataataaataataaataataaataataaataaaaaatggaatataatataaattgttatatatatatatatatatatatatatatatatatatatttttgtattatgtattatttcattttgaTAAGGCAATCGAGATTTTTAAGAGCAGCAACACTCAGTAAGTGCCTGAGGAGAAATTTTTGGGGGTCtgatttttattatgatgGAAAACCAAAAAGTAAAGAAAATCCTCAGcaaatttttaaaaattcaCAGGATGaaggtaaaaaaaaaaaaaaagaagaaagaAGAAAGAAGAAAGAACGAAGAACATATTGatcaacatatatatatatatatatatatatatatatattttttttttttttttgtattttcttttatcCATCTAGGTAAATACATTTATGCCATagaaaaaggaaaaataaCACCATCCATAAgtgaaataaaaaaactAGAGACAATTTTAGGTGTCCCCTTAAAAAGgaataaacaaaaaaggTTACTCAGAAAATTATGATTTCTTcaataaagaaatat containing:
- a CDS encoding hypothetical protein (conserved Plasmodium protein, unknown function); this translates as MGKSFFNRRSKLWWGHCHLRIGSRLQVRLNKGVKFSHFEHIGRFIAFARQSRFLRAATLSKCLRRNFWGSDFYYDGKPKSKENPQQIFKNSQDEGKYIYAIEKGKITPSISEIKKLETILGVPLKRNKQKRLLRKL
- a CDS encoding hypothetical protein (conserved Plasmodium protein, unknown function); the protein is MLKHIYLRIVNVQKNLNKKINEYNVSNINEEGMNMNHISILSRKENLLLKKNENVYNKNYNNINNMEMKHISEKKENIIKNNYSNEIFNVENFYVDISKNKMTKGVGQNEYDVINKLNKCNINDSPDNINKDTHSNNIHNMCNISNMCNISNMCNISNMCNNSSDISIQNTFKQRGDNINTHKIHNNLHFILHYSSYQIIKSLNAPYNYINNKDYFMSLSLICNQLAINKYENKNYWYILSTKLTSILKEKNIHQNFHIRWLALILNSYAKINFVNRNFLKGCSEYIQHNYKIMSSENKKDYIIHSFDISQIVNSYTRLNYIDEKLFWYLKKYIDEQIDDMSYQSISNICNAYSKLLNIEKYENMFFKLGMRIRDNIKQFKPQELANILNSYSKFYNIYMNNNIHVNNNVDYKDHLSDSNYLSSNFLKKKKKTFPFFDIFNKAISYILCNYHKFMPIEITMIINSYSKCNIYNNNLFCYLYNYIKKNIHNFHPTELCILCNAYANFNKRENKIFDMIRNILMTNNNINKLEDGNTAMLLHAYAKLLIRDEEFILYLLKNKKHVIQYLDSRNLTLFYVSLIKLNIHIPIYIYNIFKYYIKKKLTTFTDLALISILYSSSTMYPQYYFDIHFISRILFLLNKRKANSKSFCHQMHVSLFVIHSLFNLYIFSLPFLSCIYQLLNVVYDHINKHNYYDINKSNIQKRIYPFLPKNNVHIQSEVNIGPFIVDFLLLHRYNHAQYIYIHRSYK